CAGTCGGCTGCTGCCGAGTTCGACGCCCACGGAGTCGAGCGGGGCGCCGAGGGCGTCGGCGGCGATCCGGGCGAGGACGGTCCGCGCCCCGGTGCCGATGTCGGTGGCGTTGACGCGGACGACGAAGCGGCCGTCCGGGGCGGCGTGGGCGGAGGCGCGGGACGGGCTCAGGAGTACGGGGTAGGTGGCGGCGGCGACACCCGTACCGGCCAGCACGTCCCCGTCCCGCCGGACGCCGGGGCGCGGGTCCCGGTCCGCCCAGCAGAACCGGCGCGCGCCGTCCCGCAGGCAGGCGGCGAGGCCCCGGCTGCTGAACGGCTTGCTGCTGTCGGGCTCGGTGTCGGGTTCGTTGCGCAGCCGGAGCTCCACCGGGTCGACGCCGACCGCCTCGGCGAGTTCGTCCATGGCCGTTTCGAGGGCGTACATCCCGGACGCCTCGCCGGGGGCGCGCATCCACGACGGGGTGGGCACGTCCAGGGCGACCACCCGGTGGGTGGTGCGGCTGTGAGGAGAGGTGTACATGGTGCGGGCGGGGACGGCGGCCTGTTCGACGAACTCCTTCACCGTGGACGTCTGGGTGACCACGTCGTGGGCGAGGGCCGCGATCGTGCCGTCGGCGGCGGCGCCGATGCGGACGCGCTGGATGGTGGGCGCGCGGTGCCCCACGGTGGCGGGCAGGTCACGGCGGGGCAGGGCGAGCCGGACGGGCCGGCCGGTGTGCCGGGCGGCCATCGCCGCGAGGACGGCCGGCGGCCGGGGGGTGCCCTTGGAGCCGAAGCCGCCGCCCACGTAGGCGGAGACGACGGTGACCTTCTGCTGGGGCAGCCGGAACAGGCGCGCGAGGACGTCCCGTACGGTGGTTGCGCCCTGGCTGGAGTCGTAGACGGTCAGGTTGTCGTCGTCCCACCAGGCAGTGGCGGCGTGCGGTTCCATCGGGTGGTTGTGCAGGGCGTCCATGGTGTAGGTGGCGTCGATGCGGACCGGGGACGCGGCGAAGGCGGTGTCGAAGTCGCCCCGCTCGCGTACGGCCGGGTGGCCCCCGTTGGCCTCCTCGGGCGTGTAGAGACGCGGGTGGTCGGCGCTCAGCCGGACGTCGTGCTCGCTCGGCGCGTAGTCGATCCGCAGCACGTCGGCGGCGGCGCGGGCGTTCTCGGGCGTGTCGGCGACCACGACGGCGACGAACCAGCCCCGGTGGGGGACCCGCTCATCCTGGAGCAGCGCGAGCGTCGGGTCGTCGGCGTCGCCGAGGCGCGGGGCGTTCTCGTGGGTGAGGACGGCGTGCACGCCGGGGCGCTGCAGGATCTCGTCGGCGTGGATGGCGGTGACCCGCCCGCGGGCGACGGCGGCGGGCACCGGGCAGGCGTGGACGCAGCCTGGCGGCGTCCGGTCGACGGCGTAGCGGGCCTCGCCCGTCACCTTCTGGCGGGCGTCACGCCTGACGGCCGCCGAGGGCTGAGCGGTCGCGGGTTCATGACGGGTCATGGCGTGGTGCCTCCTCCGGTCGGCGTACGGCGGGGTGTGGCGGGCGGACGGATGCCGGGCGGGCGGGGCGACGCGACCACGACGCGCCCGCACCCGTCTGCCCACGCGTCACGGGGCGGCCGCGGCGGCGCGGGACGCGAGGTCACCCAGGAGACTCACGGCGAGGTTGCGGGCCAGCGGCACCTTGAAGCCGTTGTCGCGGAGGGGCTCGGCGGCGGCGAGTTCGGCATCGGCGGCCCGCCGGAAGGTCTCGGCGGTGGCCGGCGCGCCCCGCAACACCTCCTCCGCCGCCCGCGCCCGCCAGGGCTTGTGGGCGAGACCGCCGAAAGCGAGGGCGGCGTGCCCCACCCGGCCGTCCTCGACGGTCAGGACGAGGGCGACGGAGGCGAGCGCGAAGGCGTACGAGGCGCGGTCGCGTGCCTTGCGGTAGGCGCTGAGCGCGCCGGGCGGCGGCGCGGGGAGCGTGACGCCCGTGATGAGTTCGCCGGGGGCGAT
This is a stretch of genomic DNA from Streptomyces sp. R44. It encodes these proteins:
- a CDS encoding xanthine dehydrogenase family protein molybdopterin-binding subunit, which gives rise to MTRHEPATAQPSAAVRRDARQKVTGEARYAVDRTPPGCVHACPVPAAVARGRVTAIHADEILQRPGVHAVLTHENAPRLGDADDPTLALLQDERVPHRGWFVAVVVADTPENARAAADVLRIDYAPSEHDVRLSADHPRLYTPEEANGGHPAVRERGDFDTAFAASPVRIDATYTMDALHNHPMEPHAATAWWDDDNLTVYDSSQGATTVRDVLARLFRLPQQKVTVVSAYVGGGFGSKGTPRPPAVLAAMAARHTGRPVRLALPRRDLPATVGHRAPTIQRVRIGAAADGTIAALAHDVVTQTSTVKEFVEQAAVPARTMYTSPHSRTTHRVVALDVPTPSWMRAPGEASGMYALETAMDELAEAVGVDPVELRLRNEPDTEPDSSKPFSSRGLAACLRDGARRFCWADRDPRPGVRRDGDVLAGTGVAAATYPVLLSPSRASAHAAPDGRFVVRVNATDIGTGARTVLARIAADALGAPLDSVGVELGSSRLPDAPVAGGSSGTASWGWAVHKACAALRATLAADPGRPLPPEGVTVEASTDEEARRTSPYARHAFGAHFAEVRVDTVTGEVRVSRLLGVYAVGRVLNAPTARSQFIGGMTMGIGMALTEHSTMDLAFGDFRERDLASYHVPVCADVPDIEAHWVDEHDPHLNPMGSKGIGEIGIVGTAAAIANAVHHACGVRLRHLPLTPDHLLPLLTARAPSP